One window of Candidatus Neomarinimicrobiota bacterium genomic DNA carries:
- a CDS encoding isocitrate/isopropylmalate dehydrogenase family protein produces the protein MANRTIVKMPGDGIGKVVLEETLRVLDSAGFEADYVEGDIGWEFWKTEGNPLPQRTLDLLEEHKIALFGAITSKPKDEAFDELSSDLQEKGLVYSSPIVGLRQHFGLDICLRPCRTYTGNPLNFIRRGVGDVIDEPEVDVAIFRQNTEGLYGGVEWSDPPPQVYDALMTHPKFQQNFGDSPKEEISVSTRIFTKNATERILRAAFEHAKKYSYKSVTVCEKPNVIRETSGMMYKMAQEIQKADFSDIALWNTNIDAQMMWLTKNPENYGVIVAGNMFGDIVSDGFAGLIGGLGFACSAQYNPETGVGVFEPTHGSAPKYADYPVSIVNPIAMVESACMMLDFIDEQDIASKIRKAVADVVAEGKIRTYDMAKMRGKADVVENGAASTSQMANAIIEKL, from the coding sequence ATGGCAAATAGAACAATCGTAAAAATGCCCGGAGACGGTATCGGTAAAGTTGTATTAGAAGAAACATTACGCGTCTTGGATTCGGCTGGATTTGAAGCTGACTATGTTGAAGGAGATATCGGCTGGGAATTTTGGAAAACAGAAGGAAATCCCTTGCCACAAAGAACCCTTGATTTGCTTGAAGAACATAAAATCGCTCTATTTGGTGCTATTACATCCAAACCCAAGGATGAAGCGTTTGATGAACTCTCATCTGATTTACAGGAAAAAGGATTGGTGTATTCCAGTCCGATTGTGGGTTTGCGTCAACATTTTGGACTGGACATCTGTTTGCGCCCGTGTCGGACGTATACTGGAAATCCGTTGAATTTCATACGCAGAGGTGTTGGAGATGTAATTGATGAGCCAGAAGTGGATGTAGCAATATTTCGCCAGAATACGGAAGGGTTATATGGCGGAGTAGAGTGGAGTGACCCACCACCGCAGGTATATGATGCACTCATGACTCATCCTAAATTTCAACAGAATTTCGGTGACTCACCCAAAGAGGAAATTTCTGTATCAACGAGGATATTCACTAAAAATGCCACAGAAAGAATTTTGCGGGCTGCGTTTGAACATGCTAAAAAATACAGCTATAAATCTGTCACTGTTTGTGAAAAACCTAATGTTATCAGAGAAACGTCTGGAATGATGTATAAAATGGCACAGGAAATTCAAAAAGCAGATTTTTCCGATATCGCACTTTGGAATACAAACATTGATGCTCAAATGATGTGGCTGACTAAAAATCCGGAAAATTACGGTGTGATTGTTGCCGGGAATATGTTTGGCGATATTGTTTCTGATGGTTTTGCGGGACTTATTGGTGGGCTTGGTTTTGCCTGCAGTGCCCAATACAATCCTGAAACAGGTGTGGGTGTGTTTGAGCCAACCCATGGAAGTGCACCGAAATATGCGGATTATCCTGTTTCGATAGTTAATCCAATTGCCATGGTTGAATCCGCCTGCATGATGCTGGACTTCATTGATGAACAGGACATTGCATCAAAAATCCGGAAAGCAGTTGCCGATGTTGTAGCCGAAGGAAAAATCAGAACATATGATATGGCAAAAATGCGGGGGAAGGCTGATGTGGTTGAAAATGGCGCTGCATCAACATCACAAATGGCTAACGCAATCATCGAAAAACTTTGA